In the Aliarcobacter cryaerophilus genome, one interval contains:
- a CDS encoding ABC transporter substrate-binding protein: MIKKVLFVTLIIILIFMISIEKTKQQHEILIASSMPQSSGLKAWGDAVFITTNSYFNYANDNNLIKDKKIVLKVLDDKYEPDLTYENITKLSKDDILAFYGIVGTPTNKRVLPILEDSGMVYFSPFSGAQFLRDKNLKNIINFRPSYKQELENLLNYIVDEKKLDKIAIFYQNDEYGEEGYISTLEILKNKNIELISTGTYKRNTLSINHAFNEIKKSKPEVIVMIGAYKANSLFIKKAKNDEILKNVIFCNISFGDANSIVKELEATNTDTKNLIFSQIVPNYNDKSLKIVQEYQEIMKKYSNESSLGFISFEAFLASKVLVNQISKIEELGELNIKNLLNALKSPPKNILYELELDFKNNQLLNKTYLFEYENGNFKELIR, encoded by the coding sequence ATGATTAAAAAAGTTTTATTTGTTACACTTATTATTATTTTAATATTTATGATTTCTATTGAAAAAACCAAGCAACAACATGAGATATTAATAGCTTCATCTATGCCACAAAGTTCTGGTTTGAAAGCTTGGGGAGATGCTGTTTTTATAACTACAAATAGTTATTTTAACTATGCAAATGATAATAATTTGATAAAAGATAAAAAAATTGTTTTAAAAGTTCTTGATGATAAATATGAACCTGATTTAACATATGAAAATATAACTAAGCTTTCAAAAGATGATATTCTGGCTTTTTACGGAATAGTTGGAACACCTACAAATAAGAGAGTTCTTCCTATTTTAGAAGATAGTGGCATGGTATATTTTTCACCATTTTCAGGCGCACAATTTTTAAGAGATAAAAATCTTAAAAATATCATAAACTTTAGACCTTCTTATAAACAAGAGTTAGAAAATCTTTTAAACTATATCGTAGATGAAAAAAAATTAGATAAAATAGCAATTTTTTATCAAAATGATGAGTATGGAGAAGAGGGATATATATCAACATTAGAAATTTTAAAAAACAAAAATATAGAACTAATATCAACAGGTACATATAAAAGAAATACACTTTCAATAAATCATGCTTTTAATGAAATAAAAAAATCAAAACCAGAAGTAATAGTAATGATTGGCGCATATAAAGCAAACTCTTTATTTATAAAAAAGGCAAAAAATGATGAAATTCTAAAAAATGTAATCTTTTGCAATATATCTTTTGGAGATGCAAACTCTATTGTAAAAGAGCTAGAAGCAACAAATACAGATACAAAAAATCTTATATTTTCTCAAATAGTACCAAACTACAACGATAAATCTTTAAAAATAGTACAAGAGTATCAAGAAATTATGAAAAAATATTCAAACGAGAGCAGTTTGGGATTTATATCATTTGAAGCATTCTTAGCTTCAAAGGTTTTGGTAAATCAAATATCAAAAATTGAAGAGTTAGGAGAATTAAATATAAAAAATCTATTAAATGCTTTAAAAAGTCCACCAAAAAATATTCTGTATGAATTAGAGTTAGATTTTAAAAACAATCAACTTCTAAATAAAACATATCTTTTTGAGTATGAAAATGGAAATTTTAAAGAGCTTATAAGATGA